The nucleotide sequence CCTGATAGATCGACCAATACCGCTGGGTCGGCATCGTCTTCCGGGAGATCCTACCCGTCGACGTGTAGGAGACGGCCTCAACAGGCAGGACGCTTTGATCGTTCGCGGTGAGCCACGCCTCCACACACCACGGGCGGGTGATACACACGTTCAGCGAGGATCCGAGCTGCTGGAAGGCTTGGAAGGGGCCGAGGTGGTCGAGGACCGCCTGGCAGGCTTCCGGGTCGCCGGAAAGGACGCCTTGCGCGGTGCGCTGAAACCATTTCCAGCGGTCGAGCTCGTTCATGTACGCGGCGTAATGGGCGGCGTACTCCTGCTCGTCCTGGGCGCGGGCGACGTGGACGGCTTGCTGGAGCTCATCGAGTCGGCGATCGGCTCCGGTGAGCTTCCCGAGGACGCTGGGGCGGTGCGCCTGGAGGGCCTGGAGGGCGGCGGCCTCGCGGTGGTTCTGCCGGTACGGCTGCGGCGGCGGGGGCGGGGGCGAGGCGGCGATCTGGCGCCAATCCCAGGGGGACCACCCTTCGTGGTGAAGCGTGGTCAGGGCGCGGAGGTGCTGCTCGTGGAGCTGGACCTCGTCGGGGATCGGCTGGTGGTAGAGGGCGCGGCTCGGGTCGTGCTGGGCCGCGAGC is from Polyangium spumosum and encodes:
- a CDS encoding DUF4236 domain-containing protein, whose protein sequence is MSLRFRKSIKIPGGFRVNLSSRGIGASWGVPGFRVGTGPSGPRAHFGLPGTGLHWSQNLGAGQRVGSSAGAQYQQMLAAQHDPSRALYHQPIPDEVQLHEQHLRALTTLHHEGWSPWDWRQIAASPPPPPPQPYRQNHREAAALQALQAHRPSVLGKLTGADRRLDELQQAVHVARAQDEQEYAAHYAAYMNELDRWKWFQRTAQGVLSGDPEACQAVLDHLGPFQAFQQLGSSLNVCITRPWCVEAWLTANDQSVLPVEAVSYTSTGRISRKTMPTQRYWSIYQDHVCSAALRIAREVFAILRIPVTLVHVAYPWTNSQTGLPDRYPILSVAFDIETFFQLRLEAIDPSDSMANFEHRMEHKKNSGLDRIEPLTPDDLERSEA